From the Chloroflexota bacterium genome, one window contains:
- a CDS encoding SDR family oxidoreductase, with the protein MLEKLSLDGKTVVITGGGTGLGREMSVAMAKAGADLVIASRRMGPIEETADAVRAVGRRAIAVSTDVTDSAQVNALFERAIDEFGKVDVLFNNAGIVRGQGSIPIWDISDEDWRIGIDTNLTGAFYCSRAIAQHMIERGGGKIVNVSSGFGFRGGRDNYMYTCGKGGIVQLTRTITTSMSRYGITCTCIVPGYIPTEGTAESNDTLPRGGFIPMGRVGRPHEMGPLAVYLASDASDYMNGEMFVIDGGGLAGGYAPTGYAPEIPLEI; encoded by the coding sequence ATGCTTGAAAAACTGAGTCTGGACGGCAAGACTGTCGTCATTACGGGCGGCGGCACCGGGTTGGGACGCGAGATGTCCGTCGCCATGGCGAAGGCGGGCGCAGATCTTGTGATTGCCTCTCGACGCATGGGACCAATCGAAGAGACCGCTGATGCCGTGCGCGCGGTCGGCAGACGCGCCATCGCCGTTTCGACCGATGTTACCGACTCGGCGCAGGTCAACGCCTTGTTCGAGCGCGCTATCGACGAGTTCGGCAAGGTGGATGTGCTGTTCAACAACGCGGGCATCGTGCGCGGGCAAGGCTCCATCCCGATCTGGGACATCTCCGACGAGGATTGGCGCATCGGTATAGACACGAACCTGACGGGGGCGTTCTACTGCTCTCGCGCAATTGCCCAGCACATGATCGAGCGCGGCGGCGGCAAAATCGTCAATGTGTCGTCCGGCTTCGGCTTTCGCGGCGGGCGCGACAACTATATGTACACCTGCGGCAAGGGCGGCATCGTGCAGCTCACGCGCACCATCACCACGAGCATGAGCCGATACGGTATCACCTGCACCTGCATCGTGCCGGGCTACATCCCGACCGAGGGCACGGCCGAATCCAATGACACTCTGCCCCGCGGCGGATTCATCCCGATGGGTCGCGTGGGCAGGCCGCACGAGATGGGACCGCTCGCCGTGTATCTGGCGTCGGACGCTTCAGACTACATGAACGGCGAGATGTTCGTCATAGACGGCGGCGGACTAGCAGGCGGCTACGCGCCCACCGGCTACGCGCCGGAAATACCGCTGGAAATTTAG
- a CDS encoding SDR family oxidoreductase, giving the protein MPIPEEWNLSGKAAIITADRRGWTPFLAAALAEAGADVAIAGAVNSDAAEAARAVEAQGRRALQITTDVTNADDVEAMTQRVVDEFGKVDILVNNARAEFGKPFEDVLEDEWQRLMDFNVKSMFLCSQAAGRRMLAQESGHIVNIGSGLALRGLWNSVAACAASGAVAQITSSLALEWSRRGIRVNGIGAGWITPEEPTEESQRELLVRYLPSRRKGHPTDLCGLLVYLASDACDFVTGQTIYIDGGALAHA; this is encoded by the coding sequence ATGCCCATACCTGAAGAATGGAACCTGAGCGGCAAGGCGGCGATTATTACGGCGGACAGGCGCGGTTGGACGCCGTTTCTGGCGGCGGCGCTGGCTGAGGCAGGCGCGGATGTCGCAATCGCGGGCGCGGTGAACTCGGACGCCGCAGAAGCAGCGAGAGCGGTCGAGGCGCAAGGACGCCGCGCACTGCAAATCACGACCGATGTTACGAACGCCGACGATGTGGAAGCGATGACGCAGCGCGTCGTGGACGAATTCGGCAAGGTGGATATTCTGGTGAATAACGCGCGCGCCGAGTTCGGCAAGCCGTTTGAGGATGTGCTCGAAGACGAATGGCAGCGGCTGATGGACTTCAATGTGAAGTCGATGTTCCTGTGCAGCCAAGCGGCGGGCAGGCGGATGCTGGCGCAGGAGAGCGGACACATCGTGAACATCGGCTCCGGACTTGCGTTGCGCGGTCTGTGGAACTCGGTCGCGGCGTGCGCGGCATCGGGCGCGGTGGCGCAGATAACATCATCGTTGGCGCTCGAATGGTCGCGGCGCGGCATCCGCGTCAACGGCATCGGAGCCGGTTGGATTACGCCCGAAGAGCCGACCGAAGAATCGCAGCGCGAACTGCTGGTGCGCTATCTACCTTCGCGCCGCAAGGGGCATCCGACCGACCTGTGCGGCTTGCTCGTCTATCTTGCATCGGACGCCTGCGACTTCGTAACCGGCCAGACCATCTACATAGACGGCGGTGCGTTGGCGCATGCCTAG